The DNA window GGGATGTATAGAAGGATCGCCGGATAAGCGGGCGGGGGACACTAGTGACGAATAGCCGAAGCGACGAGTCCACGCTGCCCTTTCGACTGTTTTTCGACAGCTCGAACGATGCCATGTTCGTCATTCCGCTCGCTAGCGGCGGCGTCCCGCTGCCTTTTCTCGATGTAAATGCCCAGGCCAGCCATCTCACCGGCTACAGCCGCGAGGAGATGCTCACGCTAAGCCCCCTGGATATCGCAGAAAACGTCGATATGCAGCAGTGGCGCACTGTCATAGAGACGCTCCAACGGGTGGGAGAGGCCAGCCTGAAAGCCGCGCTTCGCAAGAAAAACGGTAAGGTTCTGCACCTCGAACTTTCGGTACGGCAAGTGCAATTGGATGGAACGGACCTTGCTATTGCGGTTGGGCGAGACATTTCGGGCAGGGTAGAGTCCGAATACGCCTTGCGCGAGACGGAGCGCGATCTTACGGCGCTTATAAATGCTCATCCAGAGTCGGTCATCCTCACCACCTTTGACAGTACCGTTGTACGCTGCAACCGCAGCGCAGCGGAGCGCTTTGGCATGACGCCCGACCAATTGCAGGGGCAGCGCCTGATAGACCTCAGCTCAGCGCAGAACGAGCCTGGTCGACGTGAAGTCATGCGACAGATCAGCAGTAGCAACCAACCCATCCGTTTTCAGGATTTCCGGGACGGCATGCGTCTCGACAATACGGTCACGCCGATCGGCAACTCAGCTGGCAGGGCCCGGGTAGCGATTTTCTCCCGCGACGTCTCTGCCCAGTATGTGCGTGTGGAGGTTGAGAATCTATTAGGCGATATCGACCGGCGTATTCTCAAGGGTAGCGATATCGATAGCGCGGCACGCCATGCCTGTGATCGACTGGCCCACGTGTTCAACAGCCCCTGGGTTACGCTTCAGAGCATCAGCGGCACACCGCTCAAATCCAGGCACTTTGGCGGGGTTCTCGGGGAGTCCGTCGACCTTGAGGAGTGCCTCCCGAAACGGGATATGACGAACTGGAGCGATGCCGAGGAAAACCTGCGGATAATCGAACTGGATAGCTTGCCGGCGCATTTGGGCCAGATATTTCGCAGCCACAACTGCGAGCAGTTGGCGGAAGTGCCGATAGCCTTCAGCAAGTCTCAGTCAGCAGCACTCGTGATTGCGTTGCACGCGAAAAGTAGTTTTCGCGGTAGCGATGTTCTCGATCTGCTGGACCATGTCGCCAGCAGGCTTCGCGTGGCCTGGGGCAAGACGCGCGAACTGGGCAAGCTGAGCCTGCTGCGTCAGGCATTGGAGCATTCCAGCACTGCCGTCGTGCTCGCGACACTGCGTGGGCGGATAGTATGGTGCAATCGCGCTATCAGTGATTCAGTAGGGACCAGCCAGGAAAACCTGCTGGGTCGCCAGACTCGCGAGTTTCTGGTCGACACTGCCGAGAGTACCCTGGTAGAGATGGACCGGACGTTACGCGAAGGGAAAACCTGGACAGGTGAGTGCGACATGCGGCGTGCGGATGGCAGCACGTTTACGGCCCTGCAGTCGGTATCTCCGGTTTATGAAGAGGGCGCAGGCACACCGAGCCACGTCATCATCATTCAGGAAGACATTACGGATCATAAGCAGAGTCAGGCGCGCATACGCTACCTGGCCGAACACGACGCGTTAACGGGCCTGAAAAACCGGGCCGCGCTGATGTCCCAGATAGTCTCGATCCTGGCGGACGGCCGTCGGAGCACAGGCCAGCTGGCCTTGCTCTACCTCGATATAGACCGCTTTAAGGCGGTCAATGATACACATGGTCATGGCGTTGGAGATCAGCTGCTGGTGGAGTTTGCCGCGCGATTACGGCAATTGGTGCGCGAGGATGACATTGTTGCCCGCCTGGGTGGAGACGAGTTTGTGATCGTGCTGAGAAAAGTGGACTCAGCGGAAAAGGCCGGCCACATAGCGCAGAAACTGTTGGACCGGGCCGCTGAGCCCATATGCTGTGACGGCCTTGAACTCAAGGTTGGAACGAGTATCGGTATCGTTTTGTTGGCCGACCTGTCCGGTAGCAAAGGCCCGCTTGAGGCCACGGATCTACTGCGGGCCGGTGACCATGCCATGTACCAGGCCAAGCAGAGCGGCCGTAACCGTTATGTCTTTGCCAACAGAGAACACATTGCCGCGCTGCGTTAAACGCCTTGGTGGCGCTTTACTCCGGCACTGCTTGTACTTGCCAGCGCGGGTTTTCGAATGCGGGCGAGAAGTGCTCGCGCCATTCGTCACCGTCTGCCTCCACGAGCATCACGGCCATGTCCAGCTTTCGGGAGACCTCCAGGGCTGCTTTCGTGCCCAGACACAGAAGAGCAGTAGACCAGGCGTCCGCGATCGTTGGGTCCGGATGAATAACGGTTACGGACAGCAGGTCATGTGTTACGGGTGAACCTGTGCGCGCGTCCAGAATGTGGCTATAGCGCTTACCCGCTTCATCGTAGTAGTGCCTGTAGGTCCCGCTGGTCACTACAGACAGGGCTCCGCCCGGCTCGATCTCAACGATTTTTTGTATCGCCCGTTCTCCGGCCAGGGGTCTTTCGATGGCCACTCGCCAGTCTTCGCCTCCGGGTTTGCCGCCCTTTACCAACAGTTCGCCGCCGACTTCAACCAGATAGTTCGTGATACCGAGGTCCTCAAGGGCGGCTGCCAGCAGAGCAGTTGAGTATCCCTGGGCGATAGATGACACATCGATTCCAATGTCGGCTTCAGCCTTAGCGAGCAGCGTCGGGCCGGCGATGGTTAGCCTGTCCATGCCGATTCGCCGACGCGTTTCCTCGACAGCACTTGCTGAGGGCACCCTAAAGGTGCCGTCGAAGCCCCACAGGGTAAACAAGGGTCGGATCGTCAGGTCATAACACCCGTGGGATTGCGCGCTCACAGTCTTGGCGATACGAACCAGATCGACCAGCGAAGCTGGAACAACTTGCGCCTCTGTGACCCGGGAGTTGTTGAAATCCACGATGTCCGAGTCGTCCCGATAGGTTGAAAGCTCAACGTCGATTTTCTCGAGTACTTGCTCGGCGTGGGCTTCCACCGTTTCCGCGGGAACTGAATCCGCGGTCCAGTAACTGATGTTGTAGGTGGTGCCCTGGGCAAAGCCTGTGATGGTCAAAAGCTGAGGCTCGTCTGAGCATCCCGAGAGGGCGAGCAAGCTGCAGATCCCGATAGCGAGCCCAACAGCGAGCCGAGAAGAAAGGCCGGACAAAATCACAGTAGGGCTCCAGTTTCGACCTGTAACTGCTGTATTGCCGTGTTTTTAGTGGAATTACTGGTCGGGCAATAGCGAATCCAGCAAAGGCAATATGAAAATATAGTAATAGAAACCATAAACATATGTTTACTCTGAAAAAATCTGCGGTATTTTTTAAGGGTGGTAACGTGAAATCGTCATTAAAAGCGTGTTATAAAGGGGCCGTTGGCGAAAGAGTAGTCAGGGCCAGGGAGCACTTCCGGCCCGGGCGTTGAGCTCCCGAGGCAAGCTTAGCATTTAGTGCGGCCGCTTCGGTAAGCCGAGTCGGGATCAATCCGCGGCAACTGACGCAGCGGATAATGCCTGACGGTCTGCAGCAACGCATGAGTTGTATCTCGTCCACCCATACATTCAGAGATAATTATGGATACAACAACTACTGACAAGACGCAGCGGATGCGACCCGGTTTACCTGAAGAACTTTCAATCGTGTACACCGAAGAAACAGA is part of the Hydrocarboniclastica marina genome and encodes:
- a CDS encoding sensor domain-containing protein, which encodes MTNSRSDESTLPFRLFFDSSNDAMFVIPLASGGVPLPFLDVNAQASHLTGYSREEMLTLSPLDIAENVDMQQWRTVIETLQRVGEASLKAALRKKNGKVLHLELSVRQVQLDGTDLAIAVGRDISGRVESEYALRETERDLTALINAHPESVILTTFDSTVVRCNRSAAERFGMTPDQLQGQRLIDLSSAQNEPGRREVMRQISSSNQPIRFQDFRDGMRLDNTVTPIGNSAGRARVAIFSRDVSAQYVRVEVENLLGDIDRRILKGSDIDSAARHACDRLAHVFNSPWVTLQSISGTPLKSRHFGGVLGESVDLEECLPKRDMTNWSDAEENLRIIELDSLPAHLGQIFRSHNCEQLAEVPIAFSKSQSAALVIALHAKSSFRGSDVLDLLDHVASRLRVAWGKTRELGKLSLLRQALEHSSTAVVLATLRGRIVWCNRAISDSVGTSQENLLGRQTREFLVDTAESTLVEMDRTLREGKTWTGECDMRRADGSTFTALQSVSPVYEEGAGTPSHVIIIQEDITDHKQSQARIRYLAEHDALTGLKNRAALMSQIVSILADGRRSTGQLALLYLDIDRFKAVNDTHGHGVGDQLLVEFAARLRQLVREDDIVARLGGDEFVIVLRKVDSAEKAGHIAQKLLDRAAEPICCDGLELKVGTSIGIVLLADLSGSKGPLEATDLLRAGDHAMYQAKQSGRNRYVFANREHIAALR
- a CDS encoding FAD:protein FMN transferase gives rise to the protein MTITGFAQGTTYNISYWTADSVPAETVEAHAEQVLEKIDVELSTYRDDSDIVDFNNSRVTEAQVVPASLVDLVRIAKTVSAQSHGCYDLTIRPLFTLWGFDGTFRVPSASAVEETRRRIGMDRLTIAGPTLLAKAEADIGIDVSSIAQGYSTALLAAALEDLGITNYLVEVGGELLVKGGKPGGEDWRVAIERPLAGERAIQKIVEIEPGGALSVVTSGTYRHYYDEAGKRYSHILDARTGSPVTHDLLSVTVIHPDPTIADAWSTALLCLGTKAALEVSRKLDMAVMLVEADGDEWREHFSPAFENPRWQVQAVPE